The Granulicella sibirica genome has a segment encoding these proteins:
- a CDS encoding carbohydrate porin, protein MSVVVCAGRAQSGRTSAGSSPSLEDGNGSEIPGAFMPHWRAGAEKHGIKLSLQDMYDFQGNPSGGRTQVGTVFGRTTATLSLDLTRLAGVPGASVFASGLFQTGSNLATTYIGAWDLTSSIAGTHTIRVNEYYWQQVLLQKKLTIRGGQIAAGTEFGNQAIGFDDQGSAFKTWVNNSLASGLPTVTELYLPVPPAGKPGLLILLDPTKSIFLKVGVLSGTHNMFEGDENGTRFDLRNAPLAAVSIGWKSSDPSKAHPGVYKFGLISNFGYFQRFGSHALTHGNDALFANAGYALWRARKPDSSYSHRGVDAQVSLAAAPRVLNRSDFETADGFRFVGLTPRRPSDIAAIGIVYAHFSRDWNRDLQAQHLPGRASQTNLEVSYKIVFSRWFSLWPDFQYVWKPSGDRRVSDAPVLGLRVVFDH, encoded by the coding sequence ATGAGCGTGGTGGTCTGTGCCGGACGAGCGCAAAGTGGAAGAACATCTGCCGGCTCTTCTCCTTCTCTGGAGGATGGCAATGGGAGCGAGATACCAGGCGCGTTCATGCCGCATTGGCGCGCTGGAGCTGAAAAGCATGGCATAAAGCTCTCCTTACAAGATATGTATGATTTTCAGGGAAACCCGTCAGGTGGCCGGACTCAAGTGGGAACTGTATTTGGTCGCACGACCGCGACCCTCAGCCTAGATCTGACGAGACTTGCAGGAGTTCCCGGCGCTTCGGTGTTCGCAAGCGGACTTTTCCAAACGGGATCAAATCTGGCGACAACATATATTGGGGCGTGGGATCTAACGAGCTCGATCGCCGGAACGCACACCATCCGCGTGAACGAGTATTACTGGCAGCAGGTTCTTTTACAGAAAAAGCTTACAATCCGCGGGGGCCAAATCGCAGCTGGGACGGAATTTGGCAACCAGGCGATCGGGTTCGATGACCAAGGTAGTGCGTTCAAAACCTGGGTGAATAACTCCCTCGCAAGTGGTTTGCCTACCGTCACGGAGCTATATCTCCCTGTACCTCCTGCAGGTAAGCCGGGCCTACTGATCTTGCTCGATCCCACCAAGAGCATCTTCCTCAAAGTTGGCGTCCTCAGTGGGACCCACAACATGTTCGAAGGAGACGAAAACGGAACACGATTCGACCTCCGTAATGCCCCACTCGCCGCAGTCTCCATCGGTTGGAAGTCGAGCGACCCTTCCAAGGCCCATCCCGGCGTTTACAAGTTCGGGTTGATTTCAAACTTTGGTTATTTTCAGCGTTTCGGCTCTCATGCTTTGACGCATGGGAACGATGCCCTATTTGCAAACGCGGGCTATGCGCTGTGGCGAGCCCGAAAGCCAGATAGCTCATATAGCCATCGTGGCGTTGACGCCCAAGTAAGTCTAGCCGCGGCTCCTCGAGTGTTAAACAGGAGCGACTTTGAAACGGCTGATGGGTTTCGATTCGTCGGGCTCACGCCGCGTAGACCCTCAGATATTGCTGCTATCGGCATCGTCTATGCGCATTTCAGCCGCGACTGGAACCGTGATCTGCAGGCGCAACATCTACCTGGTAGAGCGTCACAGACGAATCTCGAGGTTTCTTACAAGATCGTCTTTTCGCGATGGTTCAGCCTATGGCCCGACTTTCAATATGTCTGGAAACCCAGTGGAGATCGCCGCGTTTCTGATGCTCCCGTCCTTGGTCTGAGAGTGGTGTTCGATCACTAA
- a CDS encoding GMC family oxidoreductase: MNSFDVIVIGGGSAGCVLASRLSEESQRSVLLLEAGEAYFPNTYPEPLTNMNGLTSEPRFIWGYQSAPGRPHTIAALAGKLLGGGSAINGAISRRARPSDFSRWQEHGLTEWTWENALQTYKTLENTPSGDDMWHGRSGPWPIRQPQLDKVNPVSRAFVDTAIQAGYKWIDDFNGSDQEGVGLEPRNMENDVRFNAGMTYLKEDVRARTNLTIRGMAQVDRLFFEKNRASEVVLVGGETIKAGCIVLCAGVFGTPAILLRSGVGPKEHLSTLGIKVVADLPVGSRLQEQPMFALGYKLKPDAKVDPPNGSVALWTKSKDATGDELDLQLTAYFQPDVDHTGTPIHILRIWASVVLPRSTGLLRLKSPDPLVTPWIDYNLLADPSDRERQREIIRIARRIAETRPLADWIEQEVAPGALVQSDDDMDSAINASGGIYFHATSTAPMGADPNVSVTDSKGEIHGLSGIFVADASSFPEIVSPPINLTVIMLAERIASGLRFD; encoded by the coding sequence ATGAATAGTTTTGACGTGATCGTCATTGGCGGGGGTTCTGCCGGTTGTGTTCTCGCAAGTCGATTGAGCGAGGAAAGCCAGCGTAGCGTATTGCTGCTGGAGGCAGGTGAGGCTTACTTCCCGAATACCTATCCCGAGCCGCTCACCAACATGAATGGGCTCACTTCGGAACCGCGATTTATCTGGGGCTACCAGAGCGCTCCCGGGCGGCCACACACGATTGCAGCACTTGCAGGCAAGCTTTTGGGTGGGGGCTCCGCGATCAATGGTGCAATCTCTCGACGGGCCCGACCGAGCGACTTTAGCCGATGGCAGGAGCATGGTCTCACTGAGTGGACTTGGGAGAATGCTCTACAGACCTACAAGACTCTTGAGAATACTCCCTCCGGCGATGACATGTGGCATGGACGGAGCGGTCCGTGGCCGATAAGGCAGCCGCAACTCGACAAGGTCAATCCAGTCTCACGTGCATTCGTCGATACGGCGATACAAGCCGGGTACAAATGGATCGATGATTTCAATGGTTCTGATCAAGAGGGTGTTGGTCTCGAACCGCGGAACATGGAGAATGACGTTCGATTCAACGCTGGAATGACTTATCTCAAGGAAGATGTGCGCGCCCGAACAAACCTCACGATTCGGGGCATGGCCCAGGTAGATCGATTGTTCTTTGAGAAGAATCGAGCTTCCGAGGTGGTGCTGGTAGGGGGAGAAACTATCAAGGCGGGTTGCATCGTTCTGTGCGCTGGCGTCTTCGGAACGCCAGCAATTCTCCTTCGCTCGGGGGTAGGCCCGAAAGAGCACCTCAGCACACTGGGGATCAAGGTTGTGGCCGACCTTCCAGTCGGCTCGCGATTGCAGGAGCAGCCGATGTTCGCGTTGGGCTACAAGTTGAAACCTGATGCGAAGGTCGATCCCCCGAACGGCAGTGTCGCACTGTGGACTAAATCGAAAGATGCTACGGGGGATGAGCTTGACTTGCAACTCACTGCTTATTTTCAGCCCGACGTTGATCACACTGGTACCCCTATTCACATACTTCGCATTTGGGCTTCAGTGGTCCTTCCAAGATCAACAGGCTTACTTCGCTTGAAAAGTCCTGATCCCTTGGTGACTCCATGGATTGATTACAACCTTCTCGCTGACCCAAGTGACCGCGAACGGCAGCGAGAGATCATTCGCATCGCCAGACGAATTGCGGAGACTAGACCGCTCGCAGACTGGATCGAACAGGAGGTAGCGCCCGGCGCTCTCGTGCAAAGCGATGACGACATGGATTCCGCCATCAATGCAAGCGGCGGTATCTACTTTCACGCCACTTCGACAGCACCAATGGGTGCTGATCCGAACGTGTCGGTTACAGATTCTAAGGGGGAGATACATGGTCTATCTGGGATTTTTGTCGCAGACGCCTCATCGTTTCCAGAGATAGTCTCACCTCCGATCAACCTGACAGTGATTATGCTGGCGGAGCGCATTGCGAGCGGTTTGCGATTTGATTAG
- a CDS encoding isochorismatase family protein, with the protein MFKNPQFRMRGQFTAENTALVLVDYQVGTLQLIRSTSSDVSLRNAVMLANAATTLKMPIVLTSSQEDKTQGPVAPALQKAAPDAYKNRVKRAGIVNAWADPNFSAAVEATGRKNLIMGGVTTDICLIFPSISVVQLGYSVQAILDASGSSWPVQEELARQRMQHAGVVLTTTNTAIAELVQDWASPAGSELIKLLVTTAPMMQPMT; encoded by the coding sequence ATGTTCAAGAACCCACAGTTTCGAATGCGAGGCCAGTTCACGGCCGAAAACACCGCACTCGTCTTGGTAGACTACCAGGTCGGTACGTTGCAACTCATTCGATCCACGAGCTCAGATGTTTCGCTGAGGAACGCCGTGATGCTCGCGAATGCAGCAACGACCTTGAAGATGCCAATTGTGCTGACTTCAAGCCAAGAAGACAAGACGCAGGGTCCGGTCGCCCCAGCCCTGCAGAAAGCTGCACCGGACGCCTACAAGAATCGTGTAAAGCGAGCGGGTATCGTAAACGCCTGGGCAGATCCGAACTTCAGCGCGGCGGTTGAGGCGACAGGGCGAAAGAACCTCATCATGGGTGGCGTGACAACGGATATCTGCCTCATTTTCCCGAGTATCAGCGTAGTGCAGCTTGGTTATAGTGTTCAGGCCATTCTCGATGCATCGGGTTCTTCCTGGCCTGTGCAGGAAGAATTGGCAAGACAACGCATGCAGCACGCGGGCGTCGTGCTCACTACGACCAATACGGCCATCGCGGAGTTGGTGCAGGATTGGGCCTCGCCCGCGGGTAGTGAGCTCATCAAGCTGTTGGTAACCACTGCTCCCATGATGCAGCCCATGACCTAG
- a CDS encoding alpha/beta fold hydrolase has translation MTDQNVNKVAGFRRETAIVNGTRLHYWVGGNPHGIPVLLWHGFLGTAHSWYKVMPLLAEAGYAVLAPDMRGYGDSDKPPGTSGYDARALGEEFRALAKELEFGNGRKLFLIAHDMGALPALLWAADQPTEVAGLVYMEVPTMLEEFLTKVIVYTPEAAAKGSMWWWLLPLAPGVPERLIVGNERAFLSWFYERATVDKNSITEESIRETLRTFSGAEGVLGSMGIYRAAFTTIEQTTPLKKDKVKIPILAIGGEKGLGTKVAEMVEAVASDVTGKTISSCGHFVPEEEPVQMVKLFQEFAAKVK, from the coding sequence ATGACAGACCAAAACGTAAATAAAGTAGCCGGGTTTCGCCGCGAAACCGCGATCGTGAATGGAACGCGTCTGCACTATTGGGTCGGTGGCAATCCTCATGGCATTCCCGTTCTGCTATGGCACGGTTTTCTCGGGACTGCGCATAGCTGGTACAAGGTAATGCCGTTGCTGGCAGAGGCCGGTTACGCGGTGCTGGCGCCCGATATGCGTGGGTATGGGGACTCCGATAAGCCGCCGGGAACGTCGGGCTACGACGCTCGTGCCCTAGGAGAAGAGTTTCGTGCCCTGGCAAAAGAACTGGAATTTGGGAACGGTCGAAAGTTGTTTCTGATCGCTCACGATATGGGGGCGCTGCCCGCTCTTCTGTGGGCTGCCGATCAGCCCACAGAAGTCGCCGGTCTCGTCTATATGGAGGTTCCCACCATGCTTGAAGAGTTCCTAACAAAGGTGATCGTCTATACACCGGAGGCTGCGGCAAAAGGATCGATGTGGTGGTGGCTCTTGCCGCTAGCGCCGGGTGTGCCCGAACGTCTGATTGTTGGCAACGAGCGCGCTTTTCTTTCGTGGTTTTATGAACGGGCCACGGTGGATAAAAATTCCATTACCGAGGAGTCTATTCGCGAGACGCTCCGCACGTTCAGCGGGGCCGAAGGTGTGCTCGGGTCTATGGGCATCTATCGTGCTGCTTTCACGACAATCGAACAGACCACGCCGCTGAAGAAGGACAAGGTAAAGATCCCGATACTTGCTATTGGAGGAGAGAAGGGCCTTGGAACAAAAGTGGCAGAGATGGTGGAAGCTGTCGCCAGCGACGTTACCGGAAAGACAATTTCCTCTTGTGGACACTTCGTTCCGGAAGAAGAGCCTGTGCAGATGGTAAAGCTCTTTCAAGAGTTTGCGGCGAAGGTGAAGTAG
- a CDS encoding cupin domain-containing protein, which translates to MSESTSQYPPLPPDDLQRTLTIAKPDTDQTLQHIGLVGDTYTITVSGDETNGRFCVIDMHIPPDGGPGPHRHDFEETFILLEGEMQATFRGKKSIVRAGDTVNIPSNAPHQFHNISSKPVRLLCICSPAGQENFFQQVGVPVATRTTAPPKLDKEQQQQFIEKAHTLAPRYRTELLKEA; encoded by the coding sequence ATGTCCGAATCAACATCGCAGTATCCCCCGCTTCCCCCCGATGATCTACAGCGCACTCTCACCATTGCAAAGCCTGACACCGACCAGACTCTTCAGCATATCGGTCTTGTGGGTGACACGTACACCATCACCGTGTCCGGTGACGAAACCAATGGCCGCTTCTGCGTGATCGATATGCATATTCCTCCAGACGGTGGACCCGGTCCCCATCGTCATGACTTCGAAGAAACCTTCATCCTTCTGGAAGGAGAAATGCAGGCGACGTTCCGCGGAAAGAAGTCGATCGTGAGGGCCGGAGATACCGTAAACATTCCTTCCAACGCCCCGCATCAATTTCATAATATTTCTTCGAAGCCCGTTCGCCTCCTGTGCATCTGCTCTCCGGCCGGCCAGGAGAATTTCTTCCAGCAGGTTGGAGTCCCCGTGGCCACTCGCACGACAGCTCCCCCGAAGCTTGATAAGGAACAACAGCAACAGTTCATCGAGAAGGCGCATACCCTTGCTCCGAGGTATCGAACGGAACTCTTGAAGGAAGCCTAA